The sequence TGCGAATTATGCCAAAAACTGATGAAGAAAGAAAGTTTTTATCTGGCCGGTCTTCGCGATAAAATTATAAAAGATGTTCTTGAAAAAGTTCCTCATTCTTATCTCAACGGCCACCCCTCAAAGCGGCTGCCCAATAATATCAATTTCAGATTTTCGTTCATTGAAGGCGAGTCTTTGGTTTTGAGCCTTGACTTTAAGGGGGTTTGCGCCTCAACCGGTTCGGCCTGCTCTTCGGCAAAGCTGCAGGCAAGCCATGTGCTTTTGGGCATTGGCTTGAAACCGCAAGATGCCCACGGGTCTCTGAGATTAAGCCTGGGCCGGTGGACAACCACAAAAGAAATCGAATATCTTTTAAAGATTTTACCGGAGGAAATCAAGATTTTAAGAAGGATTTCTCCTTTTAAAAAAAGTTTTAAATTTTAATATGTTGTATTCCAAAGAGATAATAAAATATTTTAAAAATCCCCAAAATGTCGGAAAAATAAAGAATCCATCAGGTCTTGGCAAGGCCGGTAATTTGCGTTGCGGTGATATTATGTATCTTTATATAAACGTTGAAAAGAATAAAAGAGGCAAAGAGATAATTAAAGATATAAAGTTTGAAACTTTTGGCTGTACGGTCGCAATAGCCAATACTAGTCTTTTAACTACGATGGTTAAGGGTAAAACTCTAAAAGAAGCGATGAAAATTACCAAAGATGATTTGATAAAGAAATTGGGAGAGATTCCTGTTTTTAAAATTCACTGTTCCTTGTTGGCAGTTGACGCTTTGGCCGAGGCTATTTACGATTATCTTTTAAAAAGCAACCAGCCTATTCCTAAAGGGTTTCAGGAAAAACACGAAAGAATAGAAAAGGAGAAAAAAGAGATAGAACGGCAACATGCTGAGTTGG is a genomic window of bacterium containing:
- a CDS encoding iron-sulfur cluster assembly scaffold protein gives rise to the protein MLYSKEIIKYFKNPQNVGKIKNPSGLGKAGNLRCGDIMYLYINVEKNKRGKEIIKDIKFETFGCTVAIANTSLLTTMVKGKTLKEAMKITKDDLIKKLGEIPVFKIHCSLLAVDALAEAIYDYLLKSNQPIPKGFQEKHERIEKEKKEIERQHAELVKLEEVLHEE